A window of the Pseudomonas sp. B21_DOA genome harbors these coding sequences:
- a CDS encoding GntR family transcriptional regulator: protein MTDNVLSLSSVPLHTQLRDVLRARILDGEYPQDSQMPSESELGALFKVSRITVRQALGDLQKEGLIFKIHGKGTFVAKPKTFQNVSSLQGLAESMTGRGYEVINRLRSFKFIPADKRVAERLQVAEGEIVAQIKRVRLINREPISLEITYLPKAVGERLEKADLVTRDIFLILENDCGIALGHADLAIDAVLADSDLTQALNVEAGSPIMRIERLTHDAQGQPLDFEHLYYRGDAFQYRLRIDRQKGEQA, encoded by the coding sequence ATGACCGATAACGTTCTCTCCCTCAGTAGCGTTCCGCTGCACACCCAACTGCGCGACGTCCTGCGTGCGCGGATTCTCGACGGTGAATACCCGCAAGACAGTCAGATGCCTTCCGAAAGCGAACTCGGTGCGCTGTTCAAAGTCAGCCGCATCACCGTGCGCCAAGCCTTGGGCGATCTGCAAAAGGAAGGCCTGATCTTCAAGATCCATGGTAAGGGCACCTTTGTCGCCAAGCCGAAAACCTTTCAGAACGTCAGTAGCCTGCAAGGCCTCGCCGAGTCGATGACCGGGCGCGGTTATGAAGTGATCAACCGCCTGCGCAGTTTCAAATTCATTCCGGCCGACAAGCGTGTCGCCGAGCGTCTGCAGGTGGCCGAAGGTGAGATCGTCGCGCAGATCAAACGCGTGCGCCTGATCAACCGCGAGCCGATCTCGCTGGAAATCACCTACCTGCCCAAAGCGGTCGGCGAACGGCTGGAGAAGGCCGACCTGGTCACTCGCGACATCTTTCTGATTCTGGAAAACGACTGCGGCATCGCCCTTGGCCACGCCGATCTGGCCATCGACGCAGTGCTGGCTGACAGCGACCTGACCCAGGCACTCAACGTCGAAGCGGGCTCGCCGATCATGCGCATCGAGCGCCTGACCCATGACGCCCAGGGCCAGCCGTTGGACTTCGAACACCTTTATTACCGTGGCGATGCGTTCCAGTACCGCCTGCGGATCGACCGGCAAAAAGGGGAGCAGGCATGA
- a CDS encoding ferredoxin family protein translates to MAYQAQEIFFRSNAPVTVDEDKCIAEKGCTVCVDVCPMDLLAINPATQKAYMAFDECWYCMPCEKDCPTGAVKVDIPYLLR, encoded by the coding sequence ATGGCTTATCAAGCTCAGGAAATCTTCTTCCGCTCCAATGCCCCGGTCACCGTCGACGAGGACAAATGCATCGCGGAAAAGGGCTGCACGGTGTGCGTCGACGTCTGCCCGATGGACCTGCTGGCGATCAACCCGGCCACGCAAAAGGCCTATATGGCGTTCGATGAATGCTGGTACTGCATGCCATGCGAGAAGGATTGCCCGACGGGGGCCGTCAAAGTCGACATCCCCTATCTCCTGCGTTGA
- a CDS encoding ABC transporter substrate-binding protein, with the protein MIRGETLMLRAALAGLVLASFTLSASAETIRIAIGTQDTTINCAAGGLLIRELGLLEKYLPHDGAYKDAKYDVQWKNFTSGAPLTNEMVAGKLDFGAMADFPGAFNGVAFETAGKHSLFISVLSGSIKGSGNGIVVPSASSVQSLSELKGKTISVPFASTAHGMLLRAVAEQGWDPLKDVNIIAQPPEVAGSALQAGKIDAHADFVPFAELFPSRGFARKIYDGAQANAPTFHGALVDQAYAKKYPEIVVAYLRASIEANQLLAAEPEKYSELIAKVTGVDAEVNYLFHGPLGVQTRDLSWKPEYRQAVGTAIDTLKLLKKADRGLDLNSFIDDQYIRAAFKAANLDYTAQLANYAQTPVPGVDAATGKAITDVSHVAEIWVRGEEKIRRYGSAEAAFTALAGLKQEGKNIRAVYAQASDSGIKLLAEQAWFASDAKGRLSAFLLKGQAQQYAAAQGGKVFDFSDATAQVVAVR; encoded by the coding sequence ATGATTCGAGGGGAAACACTCATGTTGCGTGCAGCACTCGCCGGTCTGGTACTGGCTTCATTCACCTTGTCGGCCTCGGCCGAAACCATCCGCATTGCCATCGGCACCCAGGACACCACCATCAACTGCGCCGCCGGCGGCCTGTTGATCCGTGAACTCGGTCTGCTGGAAAAATACCTGCCCCACGATGGCGCCTACAAAGACGCGAAGTACGACGTGCAGTGGAAGAATTTCACCAGTGGCGCGCCGCTGACCAACGAGATGGTCGCCGGCAAGCTCGATTTCGGTGCCATGGCCGATTTCCCCGGTGCGTTCAACGGGGTGGCATTCGAAACGGCGGGCAAGCACAGCCTGTTCATCAGCGTGCTGTCGGGCAGCATCAAGGGCAGCGGCAACGGCATCGTCGTGCCGAGCGCTTCGTCGGTGCAAAGCCTCAGCGAACTCAAGGGCAAGACCATTTCGGTGCCGTTCGCCTCGACGGCTCACGGCATGTTGCTGCGCGCCGTGGCAGAGCAGGGCTGGGACCCGCTCAAGGATGTCAACATCATCGCCCAGCCACCGGAAGTCGCTGGCTCGGCATTGCAGGCCGGCAAGATCGACGCCCACGCCGATTTCGTGCCCTTCGCCGAGCTGTTCCCGAGCCGTGGTTTCGCCCGCAAGATCTATGACGGCGCCCAGGCCAACGCGCCAACTTTCCATGGCGCACTGGTGGATCAGGCCTACGCGAAAAAGTATCCGGAAATCGTCGTCGCCTATTTGCGCGCGAGCATCGAAGCCAACCAACTGCTCGCCGCCGAACCGGAGAAGTACAGCGAACTGATCGCCAAGGTCACCGGCGTCGATGCCGAGGTCAACTACCTGTTCCACGGCCCGTTGGGCGTGCAGACCCGCGACCTGAGTTGGAAACCTGAATACCGCCAGGCTGTGGGTACTGCCATCGATACCTTGAAGCTGCTGAAGAAAGCCGATCGCGGGCTCGACCTGAACAGCTTCATCGACGATCAGTACATCCGCGCCGCCTTCAAGGCTGCGAACCTCGATTACACCGCGCAACTGGCCAACTACGCGCAGACGCCGGTGCCGGGTGTGGATGCGGCGACGGGCAAAGCCATCACCGACGTCAGCCATGTCGCGGAAATCTGGGTGCGTGGCGAGGAAAAAATCCGCCGTTATGGCTCGGCTGAAGCGGCCTTCACCGCGTTGGCAGGGTTGAAACAGGAGGGCAAGAACATTCGTGCGGTGTATGCGCAGGCCAGTGACAGCGGGATCAAATTGCTCGCTGAACAGGCGTGGTTTGCCAGCGACGCCAAGGGCCGCCTCAGTGCATTTCTGCTCAAAGGCCAGGCCCAGCAATACGCTGCGGCGCAGGGTGGCAAGGTGTTCGATTTCAGCGATGCCACTGCCCAGGTCGTTGCCGTGCGCTAA
- a CDS encoding ABC transporter ATP-binding protein → MSVMQTPEGRIDIRQLSIVLGQGREAFEAVQGLDCQIEPGQFVCILGPSGCGKSTLLGALAGHLNASTGSLKVDGSAVAGPSPQRGMVFQHHTLFPWRTVRDNVAFGLKMRGVGKAERHRAADEILKLVGLEGFAERWPDQLSGGMQQRVEIARVLVNRPRLLLMDEPFGALDALTRLNMQELLLDIWTRIRTTVVFVTHDIDEALFLADRLLVMSARPGRIIEDLRLDFPRPRISELVTSPEFARLKRHCLDLLRHDNDRPLPRLNPLGLPPENPLPRFAL, encoded by the coding sequence ATGAGCGTGATGCAAACCCCGGAAGGGCGGATCGACATTCGCCAGTTGTCCATCGTCCTCGGCCAGGGCCGCGAGGCTTTCGAAGCGGTGCAGGGTCTCGATTGCCAGATCGAACCCGGGCAGTTCGTGTGCATTCTCGGCCCGTCCGGTTGCGGCAAGTCGACCTTGCTCGGCGCTCTGGCCGGGCACTTGAATGCCAGTACCGGCAGCTTGAAAGTCGACGGCAGCGCGGTGGCCGGCCCGTCGCCGCAGCGCGGCATGGTGTTTCAGCACCACACGCTGTTCCCGTGGCGTACGGTGCGCGACAACGTCGCCTTCGGCCTGAAGATGCGCGGCGTCGGCAAGGCTGAGCGGCATCGCGCGGCTGATGAAATCCTCAAACTGGTCGGCCTCGAAGGCTTCGCCGAGCGCTGGCCGGATCAACTCTCCGGAGGCATGCAGCAGCGGGTGGAGATTGCCCGGGTGCTGGTCAATCGCCCGCGCCTGTTGCTGATGGACGAGCCGTTCGGCGCGCTGGATGCGCTGACCCGCTTGAACATGCAGGAACTGTTGCTGGACATCTGGACGCGCATCCGCACGACCGTGGTTTTCGTCACCCATGACATCGACGAGGCGCTGTTTCTAGCCGATCGCTTGCTGGTAATGAGCGCGCGACCAGGGCGAATCATCGAAGACCTGCGTCTGGACTTTCCACGCCCGCGTATCAGTGAACTGGTGACCAGCCCCGAGTTCGCTCGCCTGAAACGCCATTGCCTTGACCTGCTGCGCCACGACAACGACCGACCGCTGCCGCGCCTCAATCCGCTCGGCCTGCCTCCTGAAAACCCTTTACCGCGATTTGCCCTATGA
- a CDS encoding HEAT repeat domain-containing protein, producing the protein MTSIFAVTDNEDILALQPRLTAEDAGVRRIALIDLADLEELDGLLWLVDRLRQDPAEDVRAEAARLLEAWEDEAVVQALCEALTDPAPAVQSAAAQSLSLLKTAAAGRVILPWTAHADVSVRIAAFRALRELRFAEAASAAVAALEDADAHVRREAVGVLGWLKQLDALPALARLASDDPDTEVRRAATGALGLASDAEVLPALRQALRDPAWQVREEAATTLGKVGHSDAGPALVDALSDDYWQVRLRATRSLGRLRFVPALDALIETLGHRISNLRKEAALALGELNDRGAVAALQAAQDDGDPEVRKAVRIALSQLQ; encoded by the coding sequence ATGACCTCTATTTTTGCTGTGACCGACAACGAAGACATCCTCGCCCTGCAACCGCGCCTGACGGCGGAAGACGCTGGCGTGCGGCGCATTGCCCTGATTGATCTGGCCGATCTGGAGGAATTGGATGGTTTGCTCTGGCTGGTTGATCGACTCCGGCAGGATCCTGCCGAGGACGTCCGCGCTGAAGCCGCACGATTGCTCGAAGCGTGGGAGGATGAAGCGGTCGTGCAAGCCTTGTGCGAAGCGCTGACGGATCCGGCGCCCGCCGTGCAATCGGCGGCGGCGCAAAGCCTGAGCCTGCTCAAGACTGCGGCGGCGGGGCGGGTCATTCTGCCGTGGACCGCACATGCCGATGTCAGTGTGCGCATCGCCGCCTTTCGGGCGTTACGCGAATTGCGCTTCGCCGAGGCCGCGTCGGCTGCCGTCGCCGCGTTGGAGGATGCCGATGCTCATGTTCGGCGCGAAGCGGTAGGCGTGCTCGGCTGGCTCAAACAGCTCGACGCGCTGCCAGCCCTGGCGCGCCTGGCCAGCGACGACCCGGACACCGAAGTGCGCCGCGCCGCCACCGGCGCGCTCGGTCTGGCCAGCGACGCCGAAGTGCTGCCGGCGTTGCGCCAGGCGTTGCGCGACCCTGCCTGGCAAGTGCGCGAAGAAGCTGCGACCACGCTGGGCAAGGTCGGTCACAGCGACGCCGGCCCGGCCTTGGTCGATGCGCTGAGCGATGATTACTGGCAAGTGCGCCTGCGCGCCACCCGCAGTCTCGGTCGCTTGCGCTTCGTCCCGGCCCTGGACGCGCTGATCGAAACCCTCGGCCACCGCATCAGCAACCTGCGTAAGGAAGCTGCGCTGGCCCTCGGTGAATTGAACGATCGCGGCGCCGTGGCCGCATTGCAGGCGGCGCAGGACGACGGCGACCCGGAAGTGCGCAAAGCCGTACGCATCGCGTTGAGTCAGTTGCAATGA
- a CDS encoding DUF971 domain-containing protein — translation MNPLSVGNSQSERTLRLSWPDGRESLLKHADLRRQCPCSQCRAFRLRGVTPLVDERVRLIEVNPQGYGVQLVFSDGHQRGIYPWAYLAQLAS, via the coding sequence ATGAACCCGCTGTCGGTGGGCAACTCGCAAAGTGAGCGCACGTTACGCCTGAGTTGGCCGGACGGGCGTGAATCACTGCTCAAGCATGCCGATCTGCGCCGGCAATGCCCATGCTCGCAATGCCGCGCATTTCGCCTGCGCGGCGTCACGCCGCTGGTTGATGAGCGCGTGCGCCTGATCGAGGTCAACCCGCAGGGGTATGGCGTGCAACTGGTGTTCAGCGACGGGCATCAACGCGGGATTTACCCGTGGGCGTACCTGGCGCAACTGGCTTCCTGA
- the lexA gene encoding transcriptional repressor LexA — protein MYSMTNLTPRRTAILTFIRDRIAEHGQPPSLAEISEAFGFASRSVARKHVLALTEAGFIEVNPHQARGIRLVGQPPRPELLEIPVLGRVAAGAPIGADADIHNRLLLDPALFSRTPDYMLRVQGDSMIEDGILDGDLVGVRRNPEALNGQIVVARLDGEVTIKRFERVGDEVRLLPRNPAYQPIVVRKDQDLAIEGVFCGLVRQG, from the coding sequence ATGTACTCCATGACAAACCTGACTCCCCGCCGTACCGCCATTCTGACGTTTATCCGCGATCGCATCGCCGAGCACGGTCAGCCCCCAAGCCTCGCTGAAATCAGCGAGGCTTTTGGTTTTGCCTCGCGCAGCGTGGCGCGCAAGCATGTGCTGGCGCTCACCGAAGCCGGTTTCATCGAGGTCAACCCGCATCAGGCCCGGGGCATTCGCCTGGTTGGCCAGCCGCCGCGTCCGGAGCTGCTGGAAATCCCCGTACTCGGTCGCGTGGCCGCCGGCGCACCGATTGGCGCCGATGCCGACATCCATAACCGTTTGCTGCTCGATCCGGCGCTGTTCTCGCGTACCCCGGATTACATGCTGCGGGTACAGGGTGACTCGATGATCGAAGACGGCATCCTCGACGGCGATCTGGTCGGGGTGCGACGCAATCCCGAGGCGCTCAACGGCCAGATCGTCGTTGCGCGTCTGGACGGTGAAGTCACCATCAAACGCTTCGAACGGGTCGGGGATGAAGTGCGCCTTCTGCCGCGCAACCCGGCCTATCAGCCCATCGTTGTGCGTAAGGATCAGGATCTGGCCATCGAAGGCGTGTTCTGTGGTCTGGTGAGGCAAGGCTGA
- the imuA gene encoding translesion DNA synthesis-associated protein ImuA codes for MGAVVALDTLFNGGQVWRGRPAPPSASPQPTGHAALDAALPSGGWPEAALSEILLAGPGVGELQLVWPTLARLSAAGERIVLVAPPFLPYPQAWANAGVDLRQLSVIQASERDALWAAEQCLRSGSCGAVLCWPNKADDRALRRLQVAAETGQTLAFAWRPLSEAVNPSPAALRIAIDAKPAQLRVLKCRGGLARATPIAFAVGH; via the coding sequence ATGGGCGCCGTCGTTGCACTGGATACGCTGTTCAATGGCGGCCAGGTCTGGCGCGGCCGGCCTGCGCCACCTTCGGCGAGCCCGCAGCCGACCGGGCATGCGGCATTGGACGCGGCCCTGCCCAGCGGCGGCTGGCCGGAAGCGGCGCTGAGCGAAATTCTCTTGGCCGGCCCCGGTGTCGGCGAGCTGCAGCTGGTCTGGCCAACCCTGGCGCGATTGTCGGCGGCGGGTGAGCGCATCGTGCTGGTGGCGCCGCCGTTCTTGCCGTACCCACAAGCGTGGGCCAATGCCGGGGTTGATCTGCGCCAGTTGTCGGTGATTCAGGCCAGCGAGCGCGATGCCTTGTGGGCGGCGGAGCAATGCCTGCGTTCGGGCAGTTGCGGCGCGGTGCTGTGCTGGCCGAACAAGGCCGATGACCGAGCCTTGCGGCGTTTGCAGGTGGCGGCTGAAACCGGCCAGACCCTGGCCTTTGCCTGGCGCCCGTTGAGCGAAGCGGTCAACCCGTCGCCGGCAGCGTTACGGATTGCCATCGATGCCAAACCGGCGCAGCTACGCGTACTCAAATGCCGTGGCGGCCTGGCGCGTGCTACGCCGATTGCCTTTGCCGTGGGGCACTGA